In Cicer arietinum cultivar CDC Frontier isolate Library 1 chromosome 7, Cicar.CDCFrontier_v2.0, whole genome shotgun sequence, a single window of DNA contains:
- the LOC101497123 gene encoding uncharacterized protein isoform X1 yields MKMSWSGGDWMCGACEHINFKKREACQNCGYPKYGGPDPSTYRYSRTEALAGDWFCTAMNCGAHNYASRSNCYRCGAFKDDYSSGYGGTMTSSGGYGSDCSSPPGWKLGDWICPRTGCGVHNYASRTECFKCKMPRDFGEKSGAD; encoded by the exons AT GAAAATGAGCTGGTCTGGAGGAGATTGGATGTGTGGTGCTTGCGAGCACATAAATTTCAAGAAGAGGGAAGCATGCCAAAATTGTGGATACCCCAAGTATGGAGGACCTGATCCATCAACCTATAGATATAGCAGGACGGAAGCGTTGGCAGGGGACTGGTTTTGCACCGCTATGAACTGCGGAGCTCACAACTACGCCAGCCGATCGAACTGCTATAGATGTGGTGCATTTAAAGATGATTATTCTTCTGGATATGGCGGGACCATGACAAGTTCTGGAGGATATGGATCTGATTGCAGTTCTCCCCCAGGATGGAAACTTGGAGACTGGATTTGCCCTAG AACTGGCTGTGGAGTGCATAATTATGCTAGCAGGACAGAATGCTTCAAATGCAAAATGCCTAGGGATTTTGGTGAGAAAA GTGGTGCAGACTGA
- the LOC101491078 gene encoding protein kinase PINOID 2 → MATTTPYKDETDYDSSSSSITVPESTRSWMTNLSFGSRPRGSSVSVSSLLASSHVKPHKANQVAWEAMSRLRKDRGRLGLDHFRLLRRLGSGDIGNVYLCQIRNPVVGLAQCFYAMKVVDREALAIRNKLQRAEMEKEILGMLDHPFLPTLYTDFDASHYSCLVMEFCPGGDLYAARQRQPGNRFSISSTKFYAAETLLAIEYLHMMGIVYRDLKPENVLVREDGHIMLSDFDLSLKCDVVPKLLRTKTRSERSIKTTTKRTSSPNSCISPMQPVLSCFLSSTNKNKTTVITENVNHHQSQLDLDHFDFDFDFDFDPELVAEPIDARSKSFVGTHEYLAPEVILGQGHGSAVDWWTFGVFLYEMLYGRTPFKGENNEKTLVNILKQPLTFPRIGVSSSYEFEEMVKVQDLISKLLVKNPNKRIGSCLGSVEIKKHEFFKGVNWALIRSVKPPEVPNDKNKIRRNNMVLMPKLSKKDRDQPFQLTHHFDYF, encoded by the exons ATGGCCACCACCACACCTTACAAAGATGAAACTGACTACGACAGCAGCTCCTCCTCCATCACCGTACCAGAATCAACCCGAAGCTGGATGACTAACCTCAGCTTCGGAAGCCGTCCTCGTGGAAGCTCCGTGTCCGTTTCTTCACTACTAGCCAGCTCCCATGTTAAGCCTCATAAGGCAAACCAAGTTGCATGGGAGGCGATGAGTCGACTCCGAAAGGACAGAGGTCGTCTCGGACTCGACCACTTCCGCCTCCTCAGAAGACTTGGTAGCGGCGACATAGGGAATGTGTATCTTTGTCAAATAAGGAACCCTGTTGTGGGTTTGGCACAGTGTTTTTATGCTATGAAAGTTGTTGATAGAGAAGCACTTGCTATAAGGAACAAACTACAGAGAGCAGAGATGGAGAAGGAGATTTTGGGTATGCTTGATCATCCTTTTTTGCCAACTTTGTATACTGACTTTGATGCTTCTCATTACTCTTGTTTGGTTATGGAGTTTTGTCCTGGTGGTGATTTGTATGCTGCTCGCCAACGCCAGCCTGGGAACCGCTTTTCCATTTCATCCACTAA GTTTTATGCAGCTGAGACACTATTAGCAATAGAGTATCTACACATGATGGGAATAGTATACAGAGATTTGAAGCCAGAGAATGTTTTAGTAAGAGAAGATGGACACATAATGTTATCAGATTTTGATCTTTCTCTCAAATGCGACGTCGTTCCGAAGCTCCTAAGAACCAAAACAAGATCAGAACGTAGCATCAAAACTACAACAAAGAGAACTTCTTCACCTAATTCCTGCATTTCTCCAATGCAACCTGTTCTGTCCTGTTTCCTATCATCaaccaacaaaaacaaaacaacagtTATAACAGAAAATGTTAATCATCATCAATCTCAATTAGACCTtgatcattttgattttgattttgattttgattttgatcctGAGCTTGTAGCCGAACCGATCGATGCACGGTCCAAATCGTTCGTCGGAACACACGAATATTTAGCGCCGGAGGTTATATTGGGACAAGGACATGGAAGTGCAGTGGATTGGTGGACATTTGGTGTTTTTTTGTATGAAATGTTGTATGGAAGAACACCATTTAAAGGTGAAAACAATGAGAAAACATTGGTCAACATTTTGAAGCAACCGTTGACTTTTCCTAGAATTGGTGTGAGTAGTAGTTATGAGTTTGAAGAAATGGTGAAAGTTCAAGATCTTATAAGTAAATTGCTGGTGAAGAATCCTAATAAGAGAATTGGAAGTTGTTTGGGTTCTGTTGAGATTAAAAAACATGAGTTTTTTAAGGGTGTAAATTGGGCTTTGATTAGATCAGTTAAACCTCCTGAAGTTCCTAATGATAAGAACAAGATTAGGAGGAATAATATGGTTTTGATGCCTAAATTAAGCAAGAAAGATAGAGATCAACCATTTCAGCTTACTCATCATTTTGattacttttaa
- the LOC101497123 gene encoding uncharacterized protein isoform X2: MSWSGGDWMCGACEHINFKKREACQNCGYPKYGGPDPSTYRYSRTEALAGDWFCTAMNCGAHNYASRSNCYRCGAFKDDYSSGYGGTMTSSGGYGSDCSSPPGWKLGDWICPRTGCGVHNYASRTECFKCKMPRDFGEKSGAD, translated from the exons ATGAGCTGGTCTGGAGGAGATTGGATGTGTGGTGCTTGCGAGCACATAAATTTCAAGAAGAGGGAAGCATGCCAAAATTGTGGATACCCCAAGTATGGAGGACCTGATCCATCAACCTATAGATATAGCAGGACGGAAGCGTTGGCAGGGGACTGGTTTTGCACCGCTATGAACTGCGGAGCTCACAACTACGCCAGCCGATCGAACTGCTATAGATGTGGTGCATTTAAAGATGATTATTCTTCTGGATATGGCGGGACCATGACAAGTTCTGGAGGATATGGATCTGATTGCAGTTCTCCCCCAGGATGGAAACTTGGAGACTGGATTTGCCCTAG AACTGGCTGTGGAGTGCATAATTATGCTAGCAGGACAGAATGCTTCAAATGCAAAATGCCTAGGGATTTTGGTGAGAAAA GTGGTGCAGACTGA
- the LOC101490210 gene encoding zinc finger CCCH domain-containing protein 39 isoform X2, translating to MTFPDNIPTFRMSPPHFATNSDVIEVRPQFPMNNQHFDQPPSFKRARISDNNHPPRMMVQPPSNKGTSHIFFKTRICVKFKLGSCRNGENCNFAHGVEDIRKPPPNWQELVGSRNDEQLHALVAGNWDDDQKIIHKMKLCKKFYNGEECPYGDKCNFLHEDPAKFRDDSRNSRESTTISIGTNGSPKSYGDGTNNLDGNRAVNKQTKGTYWKTKLCLKWEHTGHCPFGDDCHFAHGLEELQAFGGRVEAEIAGAVANSTKAIIIPTSVSAIDAPPTTLIASQPVAKEEEQTKKHLLRLKVNKKINRIYGDWIDDLPLVLHNLPSTVET from the exons ATGACTTTTCCGGACAACATTCCAACCTTTAGGATGTCACCGCCGCATTTCGCCACAAACAGTGATGTCATTGAAGTGAGGCCTCAATTCCCAATGAACAATCAACACTTTGATCAACCCCCTTCATTCAAAAGGGCAAGAATTTCTGACAACAATCATCCTCCAAGGATGATGGTTCAGCCTCCATCAAACAAAGGAACAAGCCACATTTTCTTCAAGACTCGAATTTGTGTTAAGTTCAAGCTTGGTAGTTGTAGAAACGGTGAAAATTGTAACTTTGCTCATGGGGTTGAAGACATAAGGAAGCCACCACCAAATTGGCAGGAGCTGGTTGGTTCGCGCAACGACGAACAGCTGCATGCGTTGGTGGCGGGGAATTGGGATGATGATCAGAAAATCATACACAAGATGAAGCTGTGCAAGAAGTTTTATAATGGTGAGGAATGTCCTTATGGTGATAAGTGTAATTTTCTTCATGAGGATCCTGCAAAGTTTAGGGATGATTCTAGGAATTCAAGAGAGAGTACTACAATAAGCATTGGGACTAATGGTTCCCCTAAGTCATATGGGGATGGTACTAATAATTTGGATGGGAATAGGGCTGTCAACAAGCAAACAAAGGGAACTTATTGGAAGACTAAACTGTGTCTCAAGTGGGAACATACTGGGCACTGTCCCTTTGGAGATGATTGTCACTTTGCTCATGGACTTGAAG AGTTACAAGCTTTTGGTGGGCGCGTCGAAGCTGAAATTGCGGGTGCCGTAGCAAATTCAACAAAAGCTATCATCATTCCAACATCAGTTTCTGCCATTGATGCACCACCTACTACCTTAATAGCAAGTCAACCTGTGGCAAAGGAAGAGGAGCAGACTAAGAAGCATTTACTTCGGTTGAAAGTGAACAAGAAGATCAATCGTATTTATGGTGATTGGATCGATGATTTACCGCTTGTTCTTCACAACTTACCAAGTACTGTGGAGACCTGA
- the LOC101497123 gene encoding uncharacterized protein isoform X3 — MKMSWSGGDWMCGACEHINFKKREACQNCGYPKYGGPDPSTYRYSRTEALAGDWFCTAMNCGAHNYASRSNCYRCGAFKDDYSSGYGGTMTSSGGYGSDCSSPPGWKLGDWICPRTGCGVHNYASRTECFKCKMPRDFGGAD; from the exons AT GAAAATGAGCTGGTCTGGAGGAGATTGGATGTGTGGTGCTTGCGAGCACATAAATTTCAAGAAGAGGGAAGCATGCCAAAATTGTGGATACCCCAAGTATGGAGGACCTGATCCATCAACCTATAGATATAGCAGGACGGAAGCGTTGGCAGGGGACTGGTTTTGCACCGCTATGAACTGCGGAGCTCACAACTACGCCAGCCGATCGAACTGCTATAGATGTGGTGCATTTAAAGATGATTATTCTTCTGGATATGGCGGGACCATGACAAGTTCTGGAGGATATGGATCTGATTGCAGTTCTCCCCCAGGATGGAAACTTGGAGACTGGATTTGCCCTAG AACTGGCTGTGGAGTGCATAATTATGCTAGCAGGACAGAATGCTTCAAATGCAAAATGCCTAGGGATTTTG GTGGTGCAGACTGA
- the LOC101490210 gene encoding zinc finger CCCH domain-containing protein 39 isoform X1, with translation MTFPDNIPTFRMSPPHFATNSDVIEVRPQFPMNNQHFDQPPSFKRARISDNNHPPRMMVQPPSNKGTSHIFFKTRICVKFKLGSCRNGENCNFAHGVEDIRKPPPNWQELVGSRNDEQLHALVAGNWDDDQKIIHKMKLCKKFYNGEECPYGDKCNFLHEDPAKFRDDSRNSRESTTISIGTNGSPKSYGDGTNNLDGNRAVNKQTKGTYWKTKLCLKWEHTGHCPFGDDCHFAHGLEGISGGARETFLREPLFLELQAFGGRVEAEIAGAVANSTKAIIIPTSVSAIDAPPTTLIASQPVAKEEEQTKKHLLRLKVNKKINRIYGDWIDDLPLVLHNLPSTVET, from the exons ATGACTTTTCCGGACAACATTCCAACCTTTAGGATGTCACCGCCGCATTTCGCCACAAACAGTGATGTCATTGAAGTGAGGCCTCAATTCCCAATGAACAATCAACACTTTGATCAACCCCCTTCATTCAAAAGGGCAAGAATTTCTGACAACAATCATCCTCCAAGGATGATGGTTCAGCCTCCATCAAACAAAGGAACAAGCCACATTTTCTTCAAGACTCGAATTTGTGTTAAGTTCAAGCTTGGTAGTTGTAGAAACGGTGAAAATTGTAACTTTGCTCATGGGGTTGAAGACATAAGGAAGCCACCACCAAATTGGCAGGAGCTGGTTGGTTCGCGCAACGACGAACAGCTGCATGCGTTGGTGGCGGGGAATTGGGATGATGATCAGAAAATCATACACAAGATGAAGCTGTGCAAGAAGTTTTATAATGGTGAGGAATGTCCTTATGGTGATAAGTGTAATTTTCTTCATGAGGATCCTGCAAAGTTTAGGGATGATTCTAGGAATTCAAGAGAGAGTACTACAATAAGCATTGGGACTAATGGTTCCCCTAAGTCATATGGGGATGGTACTAATAATTTGGATGGGAATAGGGCTGTCAACAAGCAAACAAAGGGAACTTATTGGAAGACTAAACTGTGTCTCAAGTGGGAACATACTGGGCACTGTCCCTTTGGAGATGATTGTCACTTTGCTCATGGACTTGAAG GTATTAGTGGCGGAGCTCGAGAGACTTTTTTGAGGGAGCCATTATTTTTAG AGTTACAAGCTTTTGGTGGGCGCGTCGAAGCTGAAATTGCGGGTGCCGTAGCAAATTCAACAAAAGCTATCATCATTCCAACATCAGTTTCTGCCATTGATGCACCACCTACTACCTTAATAGCAAGTCAACCTGTGGCAAAGGAAGAGGAGCAGACTAAGAAGCATTTACTTCGGTTGAAAGTGAACAAGAAGATCAATCGTATTTATGGTGATTGGATCGATGATTTACCGCTTGTTCTTCACAACTTACCAAGTACTGTGGAGACCTGA
- the LOC101489874 gene encoding NADH-cytochrome b5 reductase-like protein produces MAAFLRRVATSTPIAFASQSKSSRTNFHLPFTAIAAISGGFSYLYYSSSPNLVHSEQIGEEEIKTKNIALVPDKWVEFKLQDTARVSQNTHLYRFSFDPTKNLGLDVASCILTRAPLGQDAEEKPKYVIRPYTPISDPESKGYFDLLIKVYPEGKMSQHFASLKPGDVVEVKGPIEKFKYTPNMKKNIGMIAGGTGITPMLQVIEAVLKNSDDKTQISLLYANISPDDILLKQKLDILESSHPNLKIFYTVDNPTKNWKGGAGYISKDMVVKGLPAPSDDTLILVCGPPGMMKHVSGEKAKDWTQGEVSGLLKEAGYTEQMVYKF; encoded by the exons ATGGCGGCTTTCTTAAGGAGAGTTGCAACTTCCACTCCGATCGCATTCGCTTCCCAATCCAAATCCTCCCGTACCAATTTCCACCTTCCCTTTACCGCTATTGCCGCCATTTCCGGTGGATTCTCTTACCTTTACTACTCTTCCTCTCCCAATCTG GTTCACTCCGAACAAATTGGAGAAGaggaaattaaaactaaaaatatcg caCTTGTTCCTGATAAATGGGTTGAATTTAAGCTGCAAGATACTGCCAGGGTCAGTCAAAATACCCACTTATACAG GTTTTCGTTTGATCCCACTAAGAACTTGGGTTTGGATGTTGCTTCATGCATTCTTACCAG GGCTCCATTGGGACAAGATGCTGAAGAAAAACCAAAATATGTCATACGTCC GTATACTCCTATATCAGATCCAGAATCCAAGGGATATTTTGATTTGTTAATCAAG GTGTATCCTGAAGGAAAAATGAGCCAGCATTTTGCAAGCTTAAAACCAGGTGATGTGGTTGAAGTGAAAGG GCCCATTGAGAAGTTCAAATATACTCCTAATATGAAGAAGAATATCGGCATG ATTGCCGGCGGCACAGGAATTACTCCTATGCTTCAGGTAATTGAAGCTGTATTGAAGAATTCTGATGACAAAACTCAG ATATCATTGCTTTATGCTAATATCTCCCCAGACGACATACTGCTTAAACAGAAGCTTGACATTCTAGAATCAAGCCACCCAAACCTAAAg ATATTCTACACTGTAGATAATCCAACAAAAAATTGGAAAGGAGGTGCAGGTTACATATCAAAGGATATGGTTGTGAAAGGCTTACCTGCTCCTAGTGATGATACCCTTATACTT GTGTGTGGTCCTCCTGGGATGATGAAACATGTATCTGGTGAAAAGGCCAAGGACTGGACACAAGGAGAG GTATCTGGGTTACTCAAAGAGGCTGGGTACACTGAACAAATGGTTTAcaaattttga
- the LOC101491708 gene encoding pentatricopeptide repeat-containing protein At1g08070, chloroplastic — protein MLLVSASSLPSILHFLPGSDPPYKVLEQHPYLNLLAKCNNINTFKQIHSLLIKTGLHNTIFVQSKLIHFCAVSPSGDLSYALSLFARNQQQQIHNHFIWNALIRGHSLSPSPISSLYFFSRMLHYGLQPNSHTFPFLFKSCAKSKATHEGKQLHAHALKLSLHFHPHVHTSLIHMYASVGELDFARLVFDRSPLRDAVSFTALITGYVSQGYVDDARRLFDEIPTKDLVSWNAMIAGYVQSCRFEEAIECFCEMQKTNISPSKSTMVTLLSACGHTGSRELGNWIGSWVRDNGFGSNLQMTNALVDMYSKCGEIDTARQLFDGMEEKDVISWNTMISGYSYLSLYEEALALFDVMLRSNVKPNDITFLGILPACACLGALDLGKWVYAYIDKNLKSSSNASLWTSLIDMYAKCGCIEAAEWVFRSMNSSSLSAWNAMLSGLAMHGHAEKALALFSEMVDKGFQPDDITFVGILSACTQAGLVDLGQNYFRSMMQDYGICPKLQHYGCMIDLLARAGKFEEAEILMKNMEMEPDGAIWGSLLSACKAHGRVELGEYVAERLFQLEPENAGAFVLLSNIYAGAGKWDEVARIRTRLNDKGMKKVPGCTSIEIDGVVHEFLVGDKFHPECKNIYSMLDEIDKLLEENGFVPDTSEVLYDMDEEWKEGALSQHSEKLAIAFGLISTKPGSTIRIVKNLRVCGNCHSATKLISKIFNRQIIARDRNRFHHFKDGFCSCNDCW, from the coding sequence ATGTTGTTAGTGTCAGCTTCATCTTTACCTTCAATTCTTCACTTCCTTCCAGGTTCCGATCCTCCTTACAAGGTTTTAGAACAACACCCTTATCTTAATCTCCTCGCAAAATGCAACAACATAAATACCTTCAAACAAATTCACTCACTTCTCATCAAAACCGGTCTCCACAACACCATTTTCGTCCAAAGTAAGCTCATCCATTTCTGCGCCGTTTCACCTTCCGGCGATCTCTCCTACGCTCTCTCTCTCTTCGCACGtaaccaacaacaacaaattcACAATCACTTCATTTGGAACGCTCTCATTCGAGGACACTCTTTGAGCCCTTCTCCTATATCTTCCTTATACTTTTTTTCTCGAATGCTTCACTATGGACTTCAACCAAATTCTCACACTTTCCCTTTTCTCTTCAAGTCTTGCGCAAAATCAAAGGCTACCCATGAAGGTAAACAGCTTCATGCTCATGCTTTGAAGCTGTCCCTTCACTTTCATCCACATGTTCACACTTCGCTCATTCATATGTACGCTTCTGTTGGGGAATTGGATTTTGCACGTTTGGTGTTTGATAGAAGTCCTCTTAGAGATGCGGTTTCTTTTACGGCTCTTATTACTGGGTATGTCTCGCAGGGTTATGTGGATGATGCTAGACGACTTTTTGATGAAATTCCAACCAAAGATTTGGTGTCTTGGAATGCTATGATTGCTGGGTATGTTCAAAGTTGTCGTTTTGAAGAAGCTATTGAGTGTTTTTGTGAGATGCAGAAGACAAACATCTCACCCAGTAAGAGTACAATGGTGACTCTTCTCTCTGCTTGTGGTCACACAGGGTCGCGGGAATTGGGTAATTGGATAGGTTCTTGGGTTAGAGATAATGGGTTTGGTTCGAATCTTCAGATGACCAATGCACTTGTTGATATGTATTCTAAGTGTGGTGAAATTGATACTGCTCGTCAGTTGTTTGATGGAATGGAGGAAAAAGATGTGATTTCGTGGAATACTATGATTAGTGGTTATTCTTACTTGAGTTTATATGAAGAAGCACTAGCATTGTTTGATGTCATGCTTAGATCGAATGTGAAGCCTAATGATATTACTTTTTTAGGAATTCTTCCTGCATGTGCTTGCCTTGGTGCTCTTGATCTTGGTAAGTGggtttatgcatacattgataAGAACTTGAAGAGCAGTAGCAATGCTTCTCTTTGGACAAGTCTCATTGACATGTATGCAAAATGTGGTTGCATTGAGGCAGCGGAATGGGTTTTTAGAAGTATGAATTCTAGTAGTTTGTCTGCTTGGAATGCCATGTTATCAGGATTGGCCATGCATGGACACGCAGAGAAGGCTCTAGCACTTTTTTCAGAAATGGTCGACAAGGGATTTCAGCCAGATGATATCACATTTGTTGGTATATTATCTGCCTGTACACAAGCCGGTTTGGTAGATCTTGGACAAAACTATTTCAGGTCAATGATGCAAGATTATGGAATCTGTCCGAAATTGCAACACTATGGTTGCATGATTGATCTCTTAGCTAGAGCTGGAAAATTCGAAGAAGCAGAGATTCTTATGAAAAATATGGAAATGGAGCCTGATGGAGCTATTTGGGGTTCTCTTCTTAGTGCTTGTAAGGCTCATGGACGTGTTGAGTTGGGTGAATATGTAGCAGAACGCCTCTTTCAATTAGAGCCAGAAAATGCAGGTGCATTCGTGCTTTTATCGAATATATATGCAGGAGCTGGAAAATGGGATGAGGTAGCAAGGATAAGAACAAGGTTAAATGACAAAGGAATGAAGAAAGTTCCTGGTTGCACCTCTATAGAGATTGATGGTGTTGTTCATGAGTTCCTTGTTGGTGATAAGTTCCACCCTGAatgcaaaaatatttatagtatgTTGGATGAGATAGATAAGCTTTTGGAGGAAAATGGGTTTGTGCCTGATACTTCTGAGGTACTCTATGATATGGATGAAGAGTGGAAAGAAGGTGCTTTGAGTCAACACAGTGAGAAGTTGGCTATTGCTTTTGGTTTGATAAGCACAAAGCCTGGATCTACAATTAGGATCGTTAAGAACCTTCGTGTTTGTGGAAACTGTCATTCGGCTACCAAGCTAAtatctaaaattttcaatagGCAAATAATTGCGAGAGATAGAAACCGTTTTCACCATTTTAAAGATGGGTTTTGCTCATGTAATGATTGCTGGTGA
- the LOC101490752 gene encoding uncharacterized protein: MLERSILMSIQTLNHPPILIGDAFRKRTHTQYRKRSSNSSISSVFLTDESGNYEEQGSATSMLSQQNTIGVIGGVSVLSTLVFLEKLACFGSRNGKECPPFVVCSDPVLTRVLSLRGSSFPSVRNRMNHIKLNQELVVQNLRHKKNILQQSGACGFALPCHLSHAWHSEISQDSSLPFLHVGDCVATELKNAKLKPIHAANTVRIGLLTTDPSFVVCYYQDKLQSQGFEVVLLDKATEEHILVPAMEALQRKDIEGARNLLRIAIHVLSVRGVNVVILASDDLVGILPHNDPLLRKCIDPMDALARSTIHWAETTAKVDLLLR, translated from the exons ATGCTAGAAAGGAGCATATTGATGTCCATACAAACACTGAATCATCCCCCAATTCTAATTGGTGATGCCTTTAGAAAGAGAACACATACTCAATACAGAAAAAGATCATCAAATTCAAGTATATCTTCAGTTTTTCTTACTGATGAGAGTGGAAACTATGAGGAACAAGGTAGTGCTACTTCTATGCTAAGCCAACAAAACACTATTGGTGTTATAGGAGGAGTATCAGTTCTATCAACTCTTGTTTTCTTAGAAAAGCTAGCTTGTTTTGGTTCAAGGAATGGTAAAGAATGTCCACCTTTTGTTGTATGCAGTGATCCTGTGTTAACCAGGGTGCTTTCGTTGCGTGGTTCTTCTTTTCCTTCTGTTAGAAACAGAATGAATCACATTAAATTGAATCAGGAGCTGGTGGTTCAGAATTTGCGGCACAAAAAGAACATTCTTCAGCAGTCTGGAGCTTGTGGTTTCGCCTTGCCTTGTCATCTGTCACATGCTTGGCATAGTGAAATTTCTCAGGACAGTTCTCTACCTTTTCTTCATGTTGGTGATTGTGTAGCCACAGAACTCAAGAATGCTAAGTTGAAGCCTATTCATGCTGCAAATACCGTCCGAATTGGACTGCTCACTACAGATCCGTCCTTTGTAGTATGTTATTACCAAGATAAGCTTCAAAGTCAG GGTTTTGAAGTAGTACTGCTAGACAAAGCAACGGAGGAACATATACTAGTACCTGCAATGGAGGCTTTGCAGAGAAAAGACATAGAAGGAGCAAGGAATTTGCTGAGAATTGCAATCCATGTTCTTTCGGTAAGGGGAGTGAATGTGGTGATACTGGCCTCTGATGATTTGGTGGGAATTCTGCCTCACAATGATCCTCTTCTTAGGAAATGTATAGATCCTATGGATGCTTTGGCCAGGTCAACTATACATTGGGCAGAAACAACAGCAAAG GTTGACTTGCTATTAAGGTAG
- the LOC101491393 gene encoding early nodulin-93-like, translating to MANRNVAANSPLERASLASLDQRLAVAKRCSHEGVMAGAKAAVVATIATAIPTFASVRMLPWAKANLNHTAQALIISTVAGAAYFIVADKTVLATARKNSFNRPSNA from the exons ATGGCCAATAGAAATGTTGCTGCTAATTCTCCTCTTGAAAGGGCTAGCTTGGCTTCTCTAGATCAAAGGTTGGCCGTGGCCAAGCGCTGTTCTCATG AGGGTGTGATGGCAGGAGCTAAGGCAGCTGTTGTTGCTACCATTGCCACTGCCATTCCAACT TTTGCTAGTGTTAGGATGCTACCTTGGGCAAAAGCAAACCTCAATCACACTGCTCAAGCTCTCATAATTTCCACAG TGGCTGGAGCGGCATATTTCATAGTAGCTGACAAGACTGTCTTGGCAACTGCAAGAAAGAACTCCTTCAACCGACCCTCCAATGCATGA